The Lewinella sp. 4G2 nucleotide sequence CCTATTTCTAAGCTGCGGTTACGAAGACGACGGCTGCGGCTACTCTCGCGAAACGCGGCTACCGGCGGGCTACAACCTTACGCTTTCGGGCGGAACCCTTCCCGGCGGATTAAACAAACTAAATTTCCCAAGCCTATTTTTCGGCGTTGCTTACAACGAAGGTGCCGCCTACAAAACCAATGACGCCGGTGCCAGCTGGGAACGATTAAATATTGGCTACGATGGGCCAATCGTCAGCGTCGCGTTTGCGGACAGGAACAATGGCTGGATAACGGTCGGCAAATGGGATACCACCGCTACGATCCTCCGCACGACGGATGGCGGCGAAACCTTTACGGAAAAAACCTACCCCAGCTTTCCGCTGAATTTTACGGATATCGTCCGAGCGACGGACGGCGACCTATTCGTCAAGATCGGCACCCACGGAACGGATGCCGGCATTGCCCGCTCGACGGATGGCGGGGAGACCTTTACGCGTATTTATAGTGGTATCGATAATAATGTAGAAAACCTGAAAATCATCCGGGACACTCTCTATTTTTCCGATAGCGGCCAACTGATCAGCTTGGACAAAACGGGACGGGAACTCATCAAACAACGCGCGCCTATCTATGGAATTGAGAATGGGCTACACGTCGTGTCACCCGACCGGATGTACATAGCCGATTACGACGGGCTGTTTGAAACCCGGAACGGCGGTGCTACCTGGGAAAACATCTACGACCGCGAGGCCGTGATCCTTGGAGGTGATTTACGCGAAGACGGTGTGCTACTGCATCTGGAGGCAGAAGAATGTACGCATAGTTCGGGTGCCTACGAGGTCGCGCAATTTGGCGTGATTGAGGAGGACATCAGATTCGGCCCTGAGATTTTGGGCCAGTGGATATATCATTTTAAAGCTTCCCAATATTTAGGTGACGGCCGGTGGGCGCTGCTTTCTGGTGAGAATGAGTTTTTTGTGGTGGAGGCGGAGTAGGTGGGTTGGTGATTGGCAGAGTTATTACGGTGACCGGACGCTCGCAGGAGCTCACCTCTTGCTGCGCGCGAGTTGACCACGCTACGAGGTCCTAAAAGGAGGTAACAATCTCAATTAACTACCGAATTTTAAGGTCCTCGTGGCGTCCGACGGTAGGAGGTCCCGCGAGCGTCCGGCTGAAAAAGACGATAGAGGTTGGATTTTAGACAAGCGGTGACCGGACGCTCGCAGGAGCTCACCTCTTGCTGCGCGCGAGTTGACCACGCTACGAGGTCCTAGTAGGCGGTGACAATCTCAATTATCTACCGAATTTTAAGGTCCTCGTGGCGTGCGGCGGTAGGAGGTGTCGCGAGCGTCCGGCTGAAAAGACGATAGAGGTTGGATTTTAGATTTTAGACCGGCGGTGACCGGACGCTCGCAGGAGCTCACCTCTTGCTGCGCGCGAGTTGACCACGCTACGAGGTCCTAAAAGGAGGTAACAATCTCAATCAACTACCGAATTTTAAGGTCCTCGTGGCGTCCGACGGTAGGAGGTCCCGCGAGCGTCCGGCTGAAAAGACGATAGATGTTGGATTTTAGATTTTAGACCGGCGGTGACCGGACGCTCGCAGGAGCTCAACTCTTGCTGCGCGCGAGTTGACCACGCTACGAGGTCCTAGTAGGCAGTAACAATCTCAATCTACTACCGAATTTTAAGGTCCTCGTGGCGTCCGACGGTAGGAGGTCCCGCGAGCATCCGGCTGAAAAAGACGATAGAGGTTGGATTTTAGATTTTAGACTGGCAGTGCCCGGACGCTCCCCCACCCCACTTCCCCCCCCCAACGCCTTCATCCAAAAATGGTCCCAATCTGGGGCCGCGGAATCTTCTAACGCTCAATCTTTCGTCAACGATCTGTGTGAGTTGTTGGGGGTGGCTAAGCCCAACCCGAGTGTGCCCGACGCGGCCCAGAACGACTACGTATTCGAAAAACGGGTCATGGGGAAGAACGGGAACACCAAGTTCATCGATTGCTATAAGCGGGGCCACTTTATCCTCGAAAACAAACAGGGCGTCAGCGCGGTCCTGGACCCGTCTTCCACCGCTCTTTCCACTTCTCATCGCACCCGCGTCAGCGCCCAGAAGAAGCGCACGGGGCACGGCAAACGCGGCACGGCGACCTACGATAAGGCGATGCTGCGCGCCAAGAACCAGGCCGATAATTACGCCCGCCTGCTGCCCAACGCGGAGATCGCCGGGGGGCGGCCGCCCTTCATCCTGGTCTGCGACGTCGGCCACGCCATCAGCGTTTACGCCGACTGGACGCGCGCCGGCGGCCACTACCAAGCCTTCCCCGACCCCAGCAATTACCGCATCCCGCTGGCCGACCTCGAAGACGAAACCATCCGCGAACGCCTCCGCCTGATCTGGACCGACCCGCTGGCGCTGGACCCGGCGCGGCGAAGTGCGCGGGTGACTAAGGAGATCGCGGACCGGTTGGCGGCGCTGGCGAAAAGCCTGGAAGCGAGTTTCAAGGATCAAGTTGCGAGTATCGAGTTGCGAGAGCACGAAGTACTGCGCAGCAAATCGAGTAGCGCTTATCAAGAGGAGATCGCCGGGTTTTTGATGCGTTGTCTTTTCACGATGTTCGCCGAAGACGTAGAGCTCCTAGATGGCGACGCCTTCACCACGTTACTCGACGGTTGCCGTGATAAGCCAGAAAGCTTTAAGCCCAAAGTCGAAGAGCTCTGGCAGAAGATGAACACCGGCGGCTACAGCCTCGTGCTGGACACCAAGGTGCGCCGCTTCAACGGTGGTTTTTTCGCGGACACGAGCGCGCTAGACCTCAACGAAGACCAGGTCACGCTACTCTGGGAAGCGGCGCGGGCCGACTGGAAAGCCGTCGAGCCCGCCATTTTCGGCACCCTGCTGGAACGGGCCCTGAGCCCGCGCGACCGGCACAAACTCGGCGCCCACTACACGCCGCGCGCTTACGTGGAACGGCTCGTCGAACCGACCGTCCTGGAACCCCTGCGGACTGAGTGGGAGAGCGTCCAGGCCGCCGCCGTGAGCGAGCGCGACGCGGGCAACGACGGCGAGGCCCGCCGGCTGGTGGAAACCTTTTTGCAACGCCTGGCCGACCTGCGGGTGCTCGACCCGGCCTGCGGCAGCGGCAACTTCCTCTACGTCACGCTCGAACTGCTCAAGCGGCTCGAGGGCGAGGTGCGCAACCTCCTCGTCGACCTCGGCGGCGGGCAGCTATCGATGGCCCTGGCCGGCGTCACGATCACGCCCGAAAACATGCTCGGCATCGAGCTCAACCCCCGCGCGGCCGCCATCGCCGAGCTCGTCCTCTGGATCGGCTACCTCCGCTGGCAAATCCAGACCCAGGGCACGACCGACCTCGGCGAACCCCTCCTGCGCGATTACGACAACATTGAAAACCGCGATGCCGTCCTGGCCTACGCGGGCACGGAACCCCTGCTGGACGAAAACGGCGAGCCGGTGACGCGCTGGGACGGCGTAACGATGAAAATCCACCCGGTGACCGGCAAAGAAGTTCCGGATGAGGGGGCGCGGACGCAGGTGCAAAGGTATTTGGAACCGGAAGCGGCGCAGTGGCCGAAGGCGGACTTTATTGTTGGGAATCCGCCGTTTATTGGGACGGCACGGATGCGAGAAACTTTGGGGGATGGCTATACAGAGACGCTGCGAAAACTGTACAAAAACGTCCCCAACAGCGCCGATTTCGTGATGTTTTGGTGGGACAAAGCCGCCGAAGCTCTCCGCAAAGGCAATACCGAACGCTTCGGTTTCATCACGACGAACAGTATCCGCCAAACCTTTAACCGGCGGGTGTTGCAGCACCATATGAGCCAGAAGAAGCCACTGAGTTTAGTGTTTGCTATTCCGGATCATCCTTGGGTGGATTCGGTGGATGGTGCTGCGGTGCGGATTGCTATGACGGCGGCGGATGCAAGGGAGACTACGGGACGGTTGTTGCGCGTGGAGCGGGAAATAGACCAGGACAGTGAGGACGCGCCAGAGGTTTTGCTGACGGAACAAGAAGGGAAGGTGCAAGCGGATTTGACTGTAGGAGCGGATGTGGCTGGAGCGGTGCAGTTAAAGGCAAACGAAAATATCAGTTCGCCCGGCGTTAAGCTACACGGGAGTGGGTTCATCATTACTCACGAGGAAGCCGTCAATATGGGATACCCTAGCTCGACAATAAAGAAGTATTATAATGGTAGGGACTTAGCCGCTATTAGTCGTAACGTTTGCGTAATCGATTTCTACGGTTTATCAGCGGATCAAGCGGCAGTAGAAAATCCTGTAGCTTATCAACGAGTTTTGAATTTTGTAAAGCCAGAACGTGATTCAAACCGGAATAAAGCAATTAGAGAAAACTGGTGGCTTCATGGTCGGACAAGAGGTGAGCTAAGAGATTACATTGAGGATATACCAAGATATATTGCAACTGTTGAAACCTCTAAACATCGCTTTTTCCTGTTTCTTGACAGAGAGAATCTGCCTGATAATATGCTCATCGCGATAGCTTCGGCAGATGCATATAATTTAGGTGTATTGTCGAGTAAAATCCATGTGTTGTGGGCGTTAGCGGCAGGTGGTCGGTTAGGCATGGGCAACGATCCCCGCTACAACAAAACCCGCTGCTTCGAAACCTTCCCCTTCCCCACCCCCACCGATTCCCAAAAGCAAACCATCCGCGATCTAGCCGAGCGCCTCGACGCGCACCGCAAGCGCCAGCAGTCCTTACACCCGAAACTGACGATGACGGGGATGTACAACGTGCTGGAAAAGGAGCGGTCCGGCGAGGCCCTGACGGACAAAGAGCGCCGGCTTCACGAGCAGGGTTTGGTGAGCATCCTCCGCCAGTTGCACGATGAGTTGGATGCGGCCGTCGCCGCTGCCTACGATTGGCCGGTGGCGCTGGACGAGCAGGAGATCCTGCAACGCCTCGTCGACCTCAACGCCGAGCGAGCGGCGGAGGAGGCGCGGGGGTTGGTCCGCTGGTTGCGGCCGGCGTACCAGGCGCCGGAGGAGGTGGCTACGCAAGGGGCGCTGGAGCTGACTGACGAAGAAGATGCGCCGGTTGTTGTGGTGGCTGAGAAGCGGAAGTGGCCTGGTGATACGCCGGGGCGGGTGCAAGTGTTGCGGGAGTTGTGTGAAAGAGTGGGTGGGGTGCCTTCGGGGGAGGAGTTGGCTGGGGCTTTTAAGCCTGGGTTGAGTAGGAAGCGGTTGGGGGTTGCGGAGGGGTTGTTGGTAACGTTATCTGAAATGGGACTAGTGTGAGGAGCCTTTTGAAGCAAATACGCAGTTGGTGGCAAGGGTTTGGGAAAAAAGGCCAGCCAGATTTTGTGGACCCCATTTTAGGGGACCTCTGGGAGGAGGGTGATGGTCTTTTGGGAACTGTCAATTTCCCACCGTTACAGAAACAGGTAGAATTGTTGTTACCGGAGAATGATGCTCAATCCCTTGCCTTCTATCGTCAGTTTTGGACAGCGATACAAACCGATTACCCAAACATCGAAAGTATGGCTAAAGAAGCTATTTTGGAGCGGTTTCAACACTTCAAAGTAGTAGATAGCTTTCCGGATTTTCGTGAGCAGTTTGCGCTTGAGTCCATTTCCTTTCCATCTGAAGCTGACGACGAATGGTCTTTGTCTTACTATGAGCAGCGCTGGGTCCACCATTGGTTTACGTTGGAGATCAAGGATGGTGAAGTGCGGTGGGTGGCTATTGATGGGTGAAGGATGACAACGTTTTAACTCCAAGTCTTTAAATTAGCCCTCGGAATCGTTCGGGGCGTTGTTCCTCTTTGCGATTGGGAGAATGCTATATTACGCAAGTTTGAAGCTTAGAGATGTGGGGTATGGTAGGGGTACTATAATATATGTAACGATATAACTGTGTAAAACATAATACATAAACTTCATATTTCCTAATAAGAAGTACGCTTAAATTGATAGAATTATGACAGATTATTTAATAAGAACTAGAAAGTTTGAAGATTTGAATATTAACGACATCTTCTTTGATTCTCTAAAGAAAGACTATGTAGAGTTTGAAGATTGGTTTATGGCAAAGTCAAAAAAAGGGAGAAAAGCTCTAGTTGTAGAGATAGATAATAAGATAATAGGCTTTCTATATTTAAAACACGAAAATGAACAGTTGCCCGACATAAATCCGCCTTTGCCAATCAAGAAAAGGATGAAAGTTGGCACTTTTAAA carries:
- a CDS encoding DNA methyltransferase, translating into MPGRSPTPLPPPNAFIQKWSQSGAAESSNAQSFVNDLCELLGVAKPNPSVPDAAQNDYVFEKRVMGKNGNTKFIDCYKRGHFILENKQGVSAVLDPSSTALSTSHRTRVSAQKKRTGHGKRGTATYDKAMLRAKNQADNYARLLPNAEIAGGRPPFILVCDVGHAISVYADWTRAGGHYQAFPDPSNYRIPLADLEDETIRERLRLIWTDPLALDPARRSARVTKEIADRLAALAKSLEASFKDQVASIELREHEVLRSKSSSAYQEEIAGFLMRCLFTMFAEDVELLDGDAFTTLLDGCRDKPESFKPKVEELWQKMNTGGYSLVLDTKVRRFNGGFFADTSALDLNEDQVTLLWEAARADWKAVEPAIFGTLLERALSPRDRHKLGAHYTPRAYVERLVEPTVLEPLRTEWESVQAAAVSERDAGNDGEARRLVETFLQRLADLRVLDPACGSGNFLYVTLELLKRLEGEVRNLLVDLGGGQLSMALAGVTITPENMLGIELNPRAAAIAELVLWIGYLRWQIQTQGTTDLGEPLLRDYDNIENRDAVLAYAGTEPLLDENGEPVTRWDGVTMKIHPVTGKEVPDEGARTQVQRYLEPEAAQWPKADFIVGNPPFIGTARMRETLGDGYTETLRKLYKNVPNSADFVMFWWDKAAEALRKGNTERFGFITTNSIRQTFNRRVLQHHMSQKKPLSLVFAIPDHPWVDSVDGAAVRIAMTAADARETTGRLLRVEREIDQDSEDAPEVLLTEQEGKVQADLTVGADVAGAVQLKANENISSPGVKLHGSGFIITHEEAVNMGYPSSTIKKYYNGRDLAAISRNVCVIDFYGLSADQAAVENPVAYQRVLNFVKPERDSNRNKAIRENWWLHGRTRGELRDYIEDIPRYIATVETSKHRFFLFLDRENLPDNMLIAIASADAYNLGVLSSKIHVLWALAAGGRLGMGNDPRYNKTRCFETFPFPTPTDSQKQTIRDLAERLDAHRKRQQSLHPKLTMTGMYNVLEKERSGEALTDKERRLHEQGLVSILRQLHDELDAAVAAAYDWPVALDEQEILQRLVDLNAERAAEEARGLVRWLRPAYQAPEEVATQGALELTDEEDAPVVVVAEKRKWPGDTPGRVQVLRELCERVGGVPSGEELAGAFKPGLSRKRLGVAEGLLVTLSEMGLV